CTTTAGTTTGCGCCACACTAACTTGCACATTGTCTTTGAATAAAGCATGATTTCATTCTGTTCTTATTTATAATGTTGATCGACCGTTCTTTCGAACTCTTTCGTCTGCAGTGTGGACAAGTCGAAAATCCTGTCGCTGGTGCTGCACTGCTGCGACGTGGCCCATCCGAGCAAACCTTGGCTCTTGCACCGGCACTGGACCGATTTGCTGCTGGAAGAGTTCTTCCGTCAGGGTGACCATGAGAAAGAACTTGGATTACCTTACAGCCCGCTCTGTGATAGAAACAATACTTTAGTTGCTGAATCGCAAATTGGTATGATCATCGAattagtttattttttgttatttttattttaggagGATGTTTTacttattaaaaaaacaaacaaaaacaaatattcaAAATCAACAGGTTTCATAGAATTTATTGTTGAGCCAACAATGGCCGTCATGGGTGACTTATTGGACAAAATTCTGATACCTATACGACCGCAATCAGCCCCGATCCGGAACGATCACCGAGATTCGATCTCCGAAGAAAAATGCGATGCAGGTTTGGACAAGACTAAAACGGAACGATTTGATGGCTCATAAAACCCTAATGTGTTATTTCATTTTCGGTATCTTGAAAGGTGGCGAAGTGGTCACTGTGCCAACCACACcggagaaaaacaagaaagaggGTGCCAATTCCAAAGTATCCGGCGAGAAGATTATTCGGCCTTGGGATGTCTATTTGGAGGAGAACAAAGGCAAATGGAAAGAGCTGAGCGTTAAAGGTGACCACTTATCCGCACGACAGATTAATTATTTGCGTTGTTCACTAAAGAATTTTGTTGGCAATCATTTCCCCCCCTTAGATCAACAAAGACGGCAGGAAGAAGCCAAACTGAAAGCTGAagattaaaaaagaaaatgtcaaaCAACTAGTCAAGAAAATTCGAATTTCGATTGTTTACAAATTAGATAAGATTCTCCTCCTGAGAAggacaaaaatggaaaaaagaaacaagaaaaacaaaaaaaaaaaaaattatcttaatTAAACTAAAACAATACCTCGACACACCAGAAATTAACTAATAGTATTTCGTACATCATTTCTAGGACCTGGATGACTATGCGTTTTTCATTAACCGTCCGTATTACCAAAACGTCTGCTTTTTTGctcgaggaaaaaaaaaaagaaagacattacGCTTATCGATGTTTGTAGGTGACACATTATTGTCTCGTGTTCCcctaacatgaaaaaaaaaaagagagagagagagagttaaACGTTTTCTTTCACAACATACCGTGATGATAGGGAAACAGATGTTTGAAAACATTCGTAATGGGATTGTGCCGTATCTACTTATgaaaaaaatccttttgtctctttgtaattttcaatttgatatCATTTCCGGCGAATCATGTATCATCATCTTTGAATTTTCCTAATTCTTCTGATTATTCTATGGTTTTAtgattaatattttctacccttTTTTGTCTCATCAAAGATTGTCGGTCAATCTTGTCACGTCAAtacataaaataaacaatgaagATCGGTTGCACCGTTAATTTAGCCTATTCATTTGATTTCGGGGACCATAATAAATCTACTTCTCTgtgaaaatatatttttgaaGGGTGTGCTGAAAAGATGACATTCTGCTTCCCGCCTAAAACGTTGTTTcagattttcaaaatattgcGTTTAGTGCCGGTAGGTGTCTCCGTTTCCCGCCGTCCGCCCAATTTTAGCAGCCGGCATTCCGCAGTGTAGTGTATCGAGCTTCCTTCGCAAACGGTTTAAGTGCAAGTTTCACAAATCTTTTACTTTATTTCTCGTAACAATTGTTTATTGCGAACAAGTAAGTATTATTTTCACTATTCAGTTCGACCATCAGAATTCTCCGCATTGTGAATATATCAGAATCAGAGATGAAGGGACAAGGGAGGAACTGTGTCGATAAACAACCAGCTCATGATAGCATTTACCGTTTCACTTTAATAACTTTCGTATTATTAACCAATTGTATTTTAGGCATCTGAAGAATAGTCGGCCAAAATGTTTGGTTCTACGGGATTTGGCGGAAGTAGTTTCATGGGTTCCAATGTAGTTACAGCCCCAACCAACCATAATCCGATGAAGGATTTTGAAGTAGTTTCCCCTCCGGACGAGTCCATTTCTTGTCTAGAATTCAGCCCAGCTTCCATTCCTCAAAACTTCTTGATTGCTGGAAGTTGGGACAACCATGTTAGATGCTGGGAAATTGATCAAACTGGCAAGTCTATACCAAAATCACAAGAAACGATGCAGGGACCTGTTCTTGATGTGGCTTGGAGTGATGCAAGTTTGACAGATATATAGCATCATTGTTGTGTTTGCCTTAACATTTCAAGTTTTTTCAGGATGGAAGTAAGGTATTTATGGCTGGTTGTGACAAAATGGCCAAATGTTGGGACTTGAATTCAAACCAATCAATTCAGGTAACTCAGTTTTACAAACTCTTTTCTTGTATCTGTATTACCATATTTTGAATTTCCAGGTTGCAGCTCATGATGCACCAATAAAAACATGCCATTGGATTAAATCACACAACTATTCATGCCTTATGACTGGATCTTGGGATAAAACACTAAAGTTTTGGGACCTGCGGCAACAGTCACCCATTCTTACAATTAACTTACCTGAGCGCTGCTACTGTGCTGACGTGGAATATCCTGTTGCTGTCGTCTCTACAGCTTCTCGCCATTTGCTTGTCTATCAACTTGAAAATACTCCAAGTGAAGCCAAGAGGATTGAGTCTCCACTGAAATACCAACATCGCTGTGTCTCCATCTTCAAGGATAAAAAGGGAATGCCAACTGGGTTTGCTCTGGGAAGTATTGAAGGGAGAGTTGCCATTCAGTATATAACACCTAGCAACCCAAAGGTACAGAAGCACTTGTtaattgttgatttttttttttttttttcagataaaATTGTTTAACATGTGGATTTGGTATAAATTTGGTTGATTTTTCTATTATGCAGGACAACTTCACATTCAAATGTCACCGTTCAAATGGAACCAATCAACAGTATCAGGATATTTATGCTGTCAATGATATCAAATTTCATCCTGTCCATGGAACACTGGCAACTGCTGGGTCTGATGGAAGATTTTCCTTTTGGGACAAGGACTCTAGAACCAAGTTGAAGACTTCAGAGCAAATGGAGCAGTCAATCACAGCTTGTTGTTTTAACCGTGATGGTCAAATATTTGCTTATGCTGTTAGTTATGATTGGTCTAAAGGACACGAATTTAATAACCCCcagaaaaagaattacatCTTCCTACATTCTTGTTACGAAGAGATGAAACCTCGCCAAAAGTcataattgtttgttttatgccctttccttgttttgtattttacattgaatacagagattcaacaaaacatttttgttgaaTGAACAAATTACATTTAgaaattacaaaaaataactaattattttatatatttgaaaaaattaattaaaataaaagaagataaataaagaataaatttaaataacaatttgaataaaaattttaatttaatctttgaaagtttttttagATTTGAAGACAACAAAATCTGGCAAGATTAGGTTTCCTCTGCAAGCACGTGTTAGTCTAAGCTAAAGTTCTCTAGGCGCATGGCTGGCCGAATTTTGAGCATTTTCGAAACTCAGTGAAGTGCAAATCGCTAAGTAATACGTtcagattttaatttttggtaTAGAGGTTAACAAAAGTGATTTACGGTTGACTGTTTGAAACATTACGAGGTTCTATTTATTCAGCTGAGTGGGAGGATCTGTTATTTGGCCGCCTGTTCAGCCTGCCTGTTCAGTGCTAGtgttttgaaaagaaatgtttttacTAACCTCGTCAAAGTTCTGGTAAGTTCTGCATTACTATATATATTCTTCGACTTATCGTGGATACAGCTCATTTATCACTTTTAAAATCCGTTTTGCCGTTTGGTGAAAATCCTCATTAGAACGAAATTTTGGTGCACTACGGTCTGCAGCCTGATTTGAGAGTTTCTCACACGGTATATAAGGACTGCGCGCGCTTCCCTCTATTGGAAGCGTAAGTTGTTAGGACACTTCTGAACATTGATCGCTGTCATTCTTTGTAGGCTGATCTGCTCAGAGCCCACGTGTCTCTTCGTAAAACGCTCTCACTTGTACTTCACGCTTAGCGTTGCCCTGTTTTCAGGACGCACGTTAACGTGTATCTCTTCTGATTCGCGCAGACGCCTATTCTCACAAGCTCTTGGGGTTTCCGGGGGATAGGATTGTAGCCATAACTACCGGTCGTAGTAGATGGTCGTTTCCATAGTCATTGGTCCTGTTCCGTGAACGGGTACCCGACATTTTTGCGAATTTTgcaacgcatttttttttttttttaccccatACAGATTGTCGGCTTTCTTTATTAAGCTGTAACATTCTCAATTATTTCTAGCTAGCTCAAACatttgacaaaaaataaaataaaataaaagagaaagctTATTAAGATCCGTCATGCAAAGATGCTTCTTTTCTTCCCGTTTCATTTCGGTTCAGGAGAAGATTGTGGAGCTGCGGTTTCGACCGGAGTTCGTTTCACTTTAACATATTCCGCTGACCGACTGGAAACACTTGTAAGTACGGTCAGTGAAAACGAATCCCTAGTAATCTCATCCAGACACGAAACTTGGACGACCAGAGCGGAACTGACGGCGAAAATGTCTCACCAGTGTGGGAGAAGAGAGAGTCTCGCCGagtgtttccttttttacaTGTCCGTTATTATACATCCAGA
This genomic interval from Daphnia magna isolate NIES linkage group LG8, ASM2063170v1.1, whole genome shotgun sequence contains the following:
- the LOC116928903 gene encoding mRNA export factor encodes the protein MFGSTGFGGSSFMGSNVVTAPTNHNPMKDFEVVSPPDESISCLEFSPASIPQNFLIAGSWDNHVRCWEIDQTGKSIPKSQETMQGPVLDVAWSDDGSKVFMAGCDKMAKCWDLNSNQSIQVAAHDAPIKTCHWIKSHNYSCLMTGSWDKTLKFWDLRQQSPILTINLPERCYCADVEYPVAVVSTASRHLLVYQLENTPSEAKRIESPLKYQHRCVSIFKDKKGMPTGFALGSIEGRVAIQYITPSNPKDNFTFKCHRSNGTNQQYQDIYAVNDIKFHPVHGTLATAGSDGRFSFWDKDSRTKLKTSEQMEQSITACCFNRDGQIFAYAVSYDWSKGHEFNNPQKKNYIFLHSCYEEMKPRQKS